A genomic window from Primulina huaijiensis isolate GDHJ02 unplaced genomic scaffold, ASM1229523v2 scaffold38717, whole genome shotgun sequence includes:
- the LOC140968907 gene encoding BAHD acyltransferase DCR, with protein MAGEFAEEKKFDDCVKILSTGNVKPKKPIGKKECQLVTFDLPYLAFYYNQKLIIYKSEDDFEGIVQRSKDGLAVVLEEFYQLAGKLDKDEDGVFKVVYDDDMEGVEVVAAAAEELEVAELTAEEGTSKFKALLPYNMILNLEGLHKPLLAVQVTKLKDGVAIGCAFNHAILDGTSTWHFMAAWAQICSGSSAYVAIPPFLDRTKARNTRVKLDLSKPSDAPEHAKSASSNGDAGAKSLREKVFKFSESDIDQIKSKVNASGSKPFSTFQSLSAHVWSAVTRARELKPEEYTVFTVFADCRKRVDPKMPESYFGNLIQAIFTVTAAGLIMSNPIQFGADLIRTAIESHDAKAIDARNTEWETNPVIFQFKDAGVNCVAVGSSPRFKVYDVDFGWGKPESVRSGLNNRFDGMVYLYPGKDGGRSIDVEISLEDDALKRLEKDKEFLMEL; from the exons ATGGCTGGTGAATTTGCCGAGGAGAAGAAATTTGACGACTGTGTTAAAATCCTCAGCACGGGAAATGTGAAGCCCAAGAAACCGATTGGAAAAAAAGAATGCCAGCTGGTCACATTCGATCTCCCGTACTTGGCGTTTTACTATAATCAGAAACTGATAATTTACAAAAGTGAGGATGATTTCGAGGGAATAGTGCAGAGATCGAAAGACGGGCTTGCTGTTGTTTTGGAGGAATTTTATCAGTTGGCTGGGAAACTGGATAAAGATGAAGATGGTGTGTTTAAAGTTGTGTATGACGATGATATGGAAGGAGTGGAGGTTGTGGCCGCGGCGGCGGAGGAGCTGGAAGTGGCGGAGCTGACGGCGGAGGAAGGGACGTCGAAGTTTAAGGCTCTGCTGCCTTACAACATGATCTTGAATTTGGAAGGGCTCCACAAGCCGCTGCTGGCAGTGCAG gTCACAAAGCTAAAGGATGGGGTTGCAATCGGCTGTGCTTTTAACCATGCTATTCTCGATGGCACGTCCACGTGGCACTTCATGGCCGCATGGGCCCAAATCTGCAGCGGTTCTTCTGCCTATGTCGCAATCCCACCATTCCTCGACCGCACCAAAGCAAGAAACACCAGAGTAAAGCTCGACCTCTCCAAGCCATCCGACGCGCCGGAGCATGCCAAGTCAGCTTCATCCAACGGTGACGCGGGCGCCAAATCCCTCCGCGAAAAGGTATTCAAGTTCTCCGAATCAGACATTGACCAGATCAAGTCAAAAGTCAACGCCAGTGGATCCAAGCCCTTCTCCACATTCCAGTCCCTCTCCGCGCACGTGTGGTCCGCCGTCACACGAGCGCGGGAGCTGAAGCCCGAGGAGTACACGGTGTTCACTGTGTTCGCCGACTGCAGAAAGCGGGTGGACCCAAAGATGCCGGAGAGTTACTTCGGGAATTTGATCCAGGCGATCTTCACCGTCACTGCGGCCGGGCTGATCATGTCGAACCCGATTCAGTTCGGGGCTGATCTGATCAGAACCGCAATTGAATCCCACGATGCGAAGGCGATTGACGCTCGAAACACTGAGTGGGAAACCAACCCAGTAATCTTCCAGTTCAAGGATGCCGGGGTGAACTGCGTGGCAGTGGGGAGCTCCCCTCGGTTTAAGGTTTACGACGTGGATTTCGGGTGGGGCAAACCCGAAAGCGTTAGGAGCGGGCTGAATAACAGGTTCGATGGTATGGTGTACCTGTATCCGGGCAAAGATGGGGGAAGAAGCATCGATGTggagatcagtttggaggatgatgcCCTCAAGAGGTTGGAGAAGGACAAGGAATTTCTCATGGAGCTTTaa